The following proteins come from a genomic window of Sorex araneus isolate mSorAra2 chromosome 1, mSorAra2.pri, whole genome shotgun sequence:
- the LOC129400869 gene encoding mitochondrial import receptor subunit TOM5 homolog, giving the protein MFRIESLAPKLDPEEMKRKMHEDVISSIRNFLIYVALLRVTPFILKKLDSI; this is encoded by the coding sequence ATGTTCCGGATTGAGAGCCTCGCACCGAAGCTGGACCCCGAGGAGATGAAACGGAAGATGCATGAGGATGTGATCTCCTCCATACGGAACTTCCTCATCTACGTGGCCCTGCTGCGAGTCACTCCTTTCATCTTAAAGAAGCTGGACAGCATATGA